In Gigantopelta aegis isolate Gae_Host chromosome 6, Gae_host_genome, whole genome shotgun sequence, the following are encoded in one genomic region:
- the LOC121373921 gene encoding GPI mannosyltransferase 3-like — protein MAKNKSSTTIRRRKGKPKQYDMDRMRESCPSSPVTTDDESRDEEEDCYMFNSEVLGPLIIKKIMASDSSLFLGLIAMRVVNSLLIQTSFVPDEYWQSLEVAHNMVFDYGYLTWEWKTGLRGYMYPFVFAVLFKIQSIFGLDSRILLIKLPRLVQGVIAACGDLYLYHLSWKLCGRATAQWTLLCQTVSWFILYCATRTLTNSTEAVLVTMALYYFPWPGYPGQSSTVKFLLLAALSVIVRPTSAVIWVLMCSWHFQLNKQKPAKLIFQYIQIGVLVLGSSAVLDRIFYGKWTFVQYNFLHFNIISGGSSFYGSHPWHWYLTQGFPVVMGTHILPFILGAWKARNKVLLFVIVWTVFIYSFFSHKEFRFLMPILPLCMHYCGVYFQSLCRRPYLKKKKPKKNLNITPIDEELNESFNSSTSFSDSIDTQSISSQESALQTDHTGSDPDKTSEKLQQTEPSSKSDQKDCDPDSEKCKDMEGEKDSSTKSVDKCEEDKSNADEKVDNSSTPQPEVDPEIVRTQKHKSNLSKAKILVLILIVTNVPVALYFSLIHQRGTVVVMKYIYDVSLEKDADVLFLMPCHSTPYYSYIHKNISMRFLTCEPNLERNKTYTDEADIFYNDPVSWLKREYAATTRPWPSMVVYFNTLQSQIKAFLMQSGYKQCGNFFHSHISEGRVGSHVLVSCR, from the exons ATGGCGAAAAACAAGAGTTCCACCACAATTAGAAGACGGAaaggaaaaccaaaacaatatgACATGGATCGGATGCGTGAAAGTTGTCCCAGTTCTCCAGTTACAACAGATGACGAAAGCAGGGATGAGGAAGAGGACTGTTACATGTTCAACTCGGAAGTTCTTGGTCCGTTAATCATAAAGAAGATAATGGCCTCAGACTCTTCTCTCTTTCTTGGTCTCATTGCAATGCGAGTGGTGAACAGCCTTCTTATCCAGACATCCTTTGTTCCAGATGAATACTGGCAGTCATTAGAGGTGGCTCACAACATGGTCTTTGA TTATGGGTATTTAACGTGGGAGTGGAAAACTGGTCTGCGAGGCTACATGTATCCATTTGTGTTTGCCGTCTTGTTCAAGATACAGAGTATTTTCGGTCTTGACAGCAGGATTCTATTG ATCAAGCTGCCGCGACTTGTCCAGGGTGTGATAGCTGCGTGTGGTGACCTCTACCTGTATCACCTGTCCTGGAAGCTGTGTGGCCGAGCGACCGCCCAGTGGACGCTGCTGTGTCAGACCGTGTCTTGGTTCATCCTGTACTGTGCTACTCGCACGCTGACCAACTCCACAGAAGCCGTCCTCGTCACCATGGCGCTTTATTACTTTCCATGGCCTGGCTATCCAGG ACAGTCGAGCACTGTGAAGTTTCTACTGCTGGCTGCATTGTCTGTTATTGTACGACCAACATCAGCCGTCATCTGGGTGTTGATGTGCTCATGGCACTTCCAACTTAACAAGCAGAAACCAGCTAAACTTATATTTCAGTATATTCAGATAGG aGTGCTAGTGTTGGGATCTTCAGCTGTTCTGGATCGAATCTTCTATGGAAAGTGGACATTTGTTCAATATAATTTTCTCCACTTCAACATTATCAGTGGAGGATCATCATTCTATGGGTCACACCCTTGGCACTGGTATCTAACACAAGGATTTCCAGTTGTTATGGGAACTCacattttgccattcattttaGGAGCCTGGAAAGCTAGGAACAAAGTTCTTCTCTTTGTTATAGTGTGGACAGTCTTTATATACAG CTTCTTCTCTCACAAAGAATTTAGATTTTTGATGCCAATCCTACCTCTTTGCATGCACTATTGTGGAGTCTACTTCCAGTCGCTATGTCGAAGGCCGTACCTCAAGAAAAAGAAGCCAAAGAAAAACCTCAATATTACGCCCATTGATGAGGAGCTTAATGAAAGCTTTAACAGCAGTACTAGTTTTTCCGATTCCATCGACACGCAGTCTATATCAAGCCAGGAATCAGCCCTTCAGACTGACCACACCGGCTCGGATCCTGATAAAACCAGTGAAAAGCTGCAGCAAACCGAGCCTTCGTCAAAGTCCGATCAAAAGGATTGTGACCCAGATTCAGAGAAATGCAAAGATATGGAGGGAGAGAAAGATAGCTCCACAAAGTCTGTTGACAAGTGTGAGGAGGATAAATCTAATGCTGACGAGAAGGTAGATAACTCTTCCACACCCCAGCCAGAAGTGGATCCAGAAATAGTGAGAACGCAGAAGCACAAATCAAATCTGTCCAAAGCAAAAATTCTAGTCCTGATTCTGATTGTGACAAATGTTCCAGTAGCATTGTATTTCAGCCTAATTCACCAAAGAGGAACTGTCGTTGTGATGAAGTACATATACGACGTCAGTCTAGAGAAAGATGCAGACGTCCTCTTCCTAATGCCCTGCCATTCCACTCCATATTACAG cTACATTCACAAAAATATCAGCATGAGGTTTTTGACTTGTGAACCGAACTTAGAACGAAACAAAACCTACACTGATGAAGCCGATATATTTTATAACGATCCAGTGAGCTGGCTGAAGCGTGAATATGCTGCTACCACGAGACCATGGCCATCAATGGTGGTGTACTTTAACACACTACAGTCTCAAATCAAAGCTTTTCTTATGCAAAGTGGTTATAAACAGTGTGGAAACTTTTTTCATAGCCATATTTCTGAAGGACGAGTTGGATCTCATGTTCTTGTCAGTTGTAGGTGA